Proteins encoded together in one Ogataea parapolymorpha DL-1 chromosome III, whole genome shotgun sequence window:
- a CDS encoding Sporulation-specific protein 2, translating into MKPAVVLSILGALAGCCFGRLVHAADDSNDTEHAEIQPKCFKQNYYINAAGDMRDLHDCQIISGNIIIKGYDSDSLDLGSISHIKGSLSVANASSLLRIEGVELATIDGTFALDTLTSLTSISLPKLESIDTIQWKVLPILSAVNLDKGIKRINSVVMSDTSLTGFSGFNVESLKTLNINNNRFLERIDSSVKEITETLLIAANARNLQVSLSDLTWANTITIKDTSSLNLESLQVVENSAQFINNRFSELKLPKLKSTGMTLSVINNKQVRTVEFPSLAEVGGGLMIIDNDQVNRIDFFPVLRAIGGAIEFQGNIDASSFKQLKVVKGSAIIKSTSTQFDCNKWMKEEVSGVVRGGKIECGSGASRSTEVLLVDESGDITTGTPGVNSGVADGDHAKKTLARSGSSSSTPSGIGFAAVLLGFGVSWLAMQL; encoded by the coding sequence ATGAAACCCGCCGTTGTGCTTTCCATCCTCGGCGCGCTGGctggctgctgctttggCAGGCTCGTCCACGCGGCCGACGACTCCAACGACACAGAGCACGCAGAAATCCAGCCCAAATGTTTCAAGCAGAACTACTACATCAACGCGGCCGGCGACATGAGAGACCTCCACGACTGCCAGATCATCTCCGGCAACATCATCATCAAGGGCTACGATTCCGACAGTCTGGACCTCGGCTCCATCTCTCACATCAAGGGCTCTTTGAGCGTGGCCAACGCTAGCAGTCTGCTGAGAATCGAGGgtgtcgagctcgccaCCATCGATGGCACATTTGCGCTGGACACCTTGACCTCTTTGACCTCGATTTCGCTGCCCAAGCTGGAAAGCATCGACACGATCCAGTGGAAGGTGCTTCCTATTCTGAGTGCCGTCAATCTTGATAAGGGCATCAAGCGGATTAACTCTGTTGTGATGAGCGACACCTCGCTGACGGGCTTTTCTGGCTTCAACGTCGAGTCGCTCAAGACgctcaacatcaacaacaaccgGTTCCTAGAGCGAATCGACTCCTCTGTCAAGGAGATCACAGAGACCTTGCTGATTGCTGCCAATGCCAGAAACTTGCAGGTGTCGCTCTCAGACCTCACCTGGGCCAACACcatcaccatcaaggaCACCAGCAGCCTGAACCTGGAGAGCTTgcaggtggtggagaacTCTGCGCagttcatcaacaacaggTTCAGCGAGCtcaagctgccaaaactGAAATCCACGGGCATGACGCTCAGcgtgatcaacaacaagcaGGTGCGCACCGTTGAGTTCCCGTCGCTGGCCGAGGTGGGCGGCGGCCTGATGatcatcgacaacgacCAGGTCAACAGGATCGACTTTTTCCCCGTGTTGCGGGCGATCGGCGGCGCGATTGAGTTCCAGGGCAACATCGACGCAAGCAGcttcaaacagctcaagGTGGTCAAGGGCAGTGCTATCATCAagtcgacgtcgacgcaGTTCGACTGCAACAAGTGGATGAAAGAGGAGGTCAGCGGTGTGGTGCGCGGCGGCAAGATCGAGTGCGGCTCTGGTGCGTCGAGATCCACTGAGGTGCTGCTCGTGGACGAGTCCGGCGACATTACGACGGGCACCCCTGGCGTCAACAGCGGCGTTGCCGACGGCGACCACGCAAAAAAGACGCTGGCCCGGAGCGGGTCCTCTAGCTCCACGCCGTCGGGCATTGGCTTTGCGGCCGTGCTGCTCGGCTTTGGGGTCTCATGGCTTGCTATGCAGCTCTAA